One Miscanthus floridulus cultivar M001 chromosome 11, ASM1932011v1, whole genome shotgun sequence DNA window includes the following coding sequences:
- the LOC136494338 gene encoding tRNA-specific adenosine deaminase TAD3-like isoform X2 has translation MAWELIEVPGNLNPSLQDSTVDVVAAKIDPKLASTLIRQLSQVCPLENLRHVKRVRRRTECGGKSELSIILCVSTGSEPCSIQFSEDLQKIVDTYQLSPFTAKVAKCCATSKEEWEEQCKLWPTSYHPAYDLDIVRGFQEEELPSIFNCMKTAIQLSKAGNAAIIVDPSSMQIIAKATDQTHKHDMPVEGNAFSEVKADVTCSLNEATDNYSNLSLPGSFLPKRNSLNIEISCINPWGWMRKRTCEQKPLPCDGCFAWHPLRHAPMVAIENAAERDRTMFPSSTSITKPDSNGNPENCCDNEPAKRLKMDTKDNEQLASESFCGDLSETSRPYLCTGFDIYLVWEPCTMCAMALVHHRLKRVFYAFPNPVTGALGGVYRLHGERSLNHHYNVFRVSVPEAYTNGLNYCSKEC, from the exons ATGGCATGGGAGCTCATTGAGGTCCCGGGCAACCTGAATCCCTCTCTCCAAGACTCTACAG TTGATGTGGTGGCCGCCAAGATTGATCCCAAGTTAGCCAGTACTCTCATTAG GCAGTTAAGCCAGGTATGCCCTTTGGAGAATCTGAGGCATGTAAAGCGTGTGCGTCGACGTACTGAATGTGGTG GAAAATCTGAGTTATCAATAATCCTATGTGTTTCTACTGGGTCTGAACCTTGTAGCATACAGTTTTCTGAAGATCTACAAAAGATAGTGGATACTTATCAGCTGAGTCCTTTCACTGCAAAA GTTGCCAAGTGTTGTGCTACATCAAAAGAGGAGTGGGAGGAACAGTGCAAACTTTGGCCAACATCTTACCATCCTGCATATGA CCTTGATATTGTCCGTGGATTTCAAGAGGAGGAATTACCATCAATATTTAATTGCATGAAGACTGCTATTCAGTTATCAAAG GCGGGCAATGCTGCAATAATTGTTGATCCATCAAGCATGCAAATAATTGCAAAGGCCACGGACCAGACACACAAGCATGATATGCCTGTAGAAGGGAACGCGTTTTCTGAAGTGAAAGCAGATGTTACCTGCTCTTTGAATGAAGCAACTGATAATTACAGCAATTTGTCACTGCCAGGATCCTTTCTTCCTAAACGTAACAGTTTGAACATCGAAATCTCATGTATAAATCCTTGGGGATGGATGAGAAAAAGGACTTGTGAGCAGAAGCCATTGCCCTGTGATGGCTGTTTTGCATGGCATCCACTGAGACATGCTCCCATGGTTGCCATTGAAAATGCTGCTGAGAGGGATAGAACGATGTTCCCTTCTTCGACTTCAATAACCAAGCCAGATTCAAATGGCAATCCAGAGAACTGTTGTGATAATGAACCAGCAAAAAGGCTAAAGATGGATACAAAA GATAATGAGCAACTGGCATCTGAATCATTCTGCGGTGACTTGTCTGAAACCAGCAGACCATATCTCTGTACAGGATTTGATATCTACCTTGTTTGGGAACCATGCACAAT GTGTGCAATGGCACTTGTACATCATAGACTCAAGCGTGTGTTCTACGCTTTCCCCAATCCTGTTACTGGAGCACTCGGTGGAGTCTACAGGTTGCATGGGGAGAGAAGTCTAAATCATCACTACAATGTATTTAGGGTTTCAGTACCTGAGGCATACACGAATGGTTTGAATTATTGTTCGAAGGAATGCTGA
- the LOC136494338 gene encoding tRNA-specific adenosine deaminase TAD3-like isoform X1 → MAWELIEVPGNLNPSLQDSTVDVVAAKIDPKLASTLIRQLSQVCPLENLRHVKRVRRRTECGGKSELSIILCVSTGSEPCSIQFSEDLQKIVDTYQLSPFTAKVAKCCATSKEEWEEQCKLWPTSYHPAYDLDIVRGFQEEELPSIFNCMKTAIQLSKAGNAAIIVDPSSMQIIAKATDQTHKHDMPVEGNAFSEVKADVTCSLNEATDNYSNLSLPGSFLPKRNSLNIEISCINPWGWMRKRTCEQKPLPCDGCFAWHPLRHAPMVAIENAAERDRTMFPSSTSITKPDSNGNPENCCDNEPAKRLKMDTKVKFKHQDNEQLASESFCGDLSETSRPYLCTGFDIYLVWEPCTMCAMALVHHRLKRVFYAFPNPVTGALGGVYRLHGERSLNHHYNVFRVSVPEAYTNGLNYCSKEC, encoded by the exons ATGGCATGGGAGCTCATTGAGGTCCCGGGCAACCTGAATCCCTCTCTCCAAGACTCTACAG TTGATGTGGTGGCCGCCAAGATTGATCCCAAGTTAGCCAGTACTCTCATTAG GCAGTTAAGCCAGGTATGCCCTTTGGAGAATCTGAGGCATGTAAAGCGTGTGCGTCGACGTACTGAATGTGGTG GAAAATCTGAGTTATCAATAATCCTATGTGTTTCTACTGGGTCTGAACCTTGTAGCATACAGTTTTCTGAAGATCTACAAAAGATAGTGGATACTTATCAGCTGAGTCCTTTCACTGCAAAA GTTGCCAAGTGTTGTGCTACATCAAAAGAGGAGTGGGAGGAACAGTGCAAACTTTGGCCAACATCTTACCATCCTGCATATGA CCTTGATATTGTCCGTGGATTTCAAGAGGAGGAATTACCATCAATATTTAATTGCATGAAGACTGCTATTCAGTTATCAAAG GCGGGCAATGCTGCAATAATTGTTGATCCATCAAGCATGCAAATAATTGCAAAGGCCACGGACCAGACACACAAGCATGATATGCCTGTAGAAGGGAACGCGTTTTCTGAAGTGAAAGCAGATGTTACCTGCTCTTTGAATGAAGCAACTGATAATTACAGCAATTTGTCACTGCCAGGATCCTTTCTTCCTAAACGTAACAGTTTGAACATCGAAATCTCATGTATAAATCCTTGGGGATGGATGAGAAAAAGGACTTGTGAGCAGAAGCCATTGCCCTGTGATGGCTGTTTTGCATGGCATCCACTGAGACATGCTCCCATGGTTGCCATTGAAAATGCTGCTGAGAGGGATAGAACGATGTTCCCTTCTTCGACTTCAATAACCAAGCCAGATTCAAATGGCAATCCAGAGAACTGTTGTGATAATGAACCAGCAAAAAGGCTAAAGATGGATACAAAA GTCAAATTTAAACATCAGGATAATGAGCAACTGGCATCTGAATCATTCTGCGGTGACTTGTCTGAAACCAGCAGACCATATCTCTGTACAGGATTTGATATCTACCTTGTTTGGGAACCATGCACAAT GTGTGCAATGGCACTTGTACATCATAGACTCAAGCGTGTGTTCTACGCTTTCCCCAATCCTGTTACTGGAGCACTCGGTGGAGTCTACAGGTTGCATGGGGAGAGAAGTCTAAATCATCACTACAATGTATTTAGGGTTTCAGTACCTGAGGCATACACGAATGGTTTGAATTATTGTTCGAAGGAATGCTGA